A stretch of Clostridium sp. BJN0001 DNA encodes these proteins:
- a CDS encoding DUF4250 domain-containing protein encodes MDREKLLSMDPYMLLSLVNMKLRDEFINLKDLCSYYGIKNEDLKEKLKKVDYEYNEKNNQFV; translated from the coding sequence ATGGATAGAGAAAAATTATTATCTATGGATCCATATATGTTATTAAGTCTTGTTAATATGAAATTAAGAGATGAGTTTATTAATTTAAAGGATTTATGTTCGTACTATGGAATAAAGAATGAAGATCTTAAAGAAAAGCTAAAAAAAGTAGATTATGAATATAACGAAAAAAATAATCAATTCGTATAA
- a CDS encoding sirohydrochlorin cobaltochelatase, whose translation MNNKKAILIAGFGTTHMDALKNSILRVVSKVKEEFKEYDVFMAFTAHKVIKVLKNKYDLNILTVEEAIEDLLNRGYEEAIVQPLHIIPGEEFDYIKGVCDVNRYRFKRLFLGRPILYYQGINELPSDYSLFIDTIKKEFEGEESVILFGHGTLHPSNSAYGMLQTVLFYKGYNNVYATTVEGYPSVSDTLKLFKDKKIKKTKLIPLFLVCGDHAKNDMVLNEDSLKNRLINAGVDVSVDLSGLGENDEFVNLYIERIKDTIKGNYQNVGKTKKFDYSDYLIEK comes from the coding sequence ATGAATAATAAAAAAGCTATTCTTATAGCAGGGTTTGGTACTACCCATATGGATGCTCTTAAAAATTCTATTCTTAGAGTTGTTTCTAAAGTTAAAGAAGAATTTAAAGAATATGATGTTTTTATGGCATTTACAGCACATAAAGTAATAAAGGTATTAAAAAATAAATATGATCTGAATATTTTAACTGTAGAGGAAGCAATTGAGGATCTTTTAAATAGAGGATATGAAGAGGCTATTGTTCAGCCCCTTCATATTATTCCAGGGGAAGAATTTGATTATATAAAAGGCGTATGTGATGTTAATAGATATCGATTTAAACGTCTTTTTTTAGGACGTCCAATTTTATATTATCAGGGTATTAATGAACTTCCTTCTGACTATTCTCTTTTTATAGATACTATAAAAAAAGAATTTGAAGGAGAAGAAAGCGTTATTTTATTTGGTCATGGAACTTTACATCCATCAAATTCTGCATATGGAATGCTTCAGACAGTTCTATTTTATAAAGGATATAATAATGTATACGCAACAACTGTTGAAGGCTATCCTTCTGTTTCTGATACTTTAAAACTATTTAAAGATAAAAAGATAAAAAAGACTAAACTCATACCTTTATTTTTAGTATGTGGTGATCATGCAAAAAATGATATGGTATTAAACGAAGATTCATTAAAAAATCGTCTTATAAATGCTGGCGTTGATGTTTCAGTTGATTTATCTGGGCTTGGCGAAAATGATGAATTTGTAAATCTTTATATAGAAAGAATAAAAGATACTATAAAAGGAAATTATCAAAATGTAGGTAAAACTAAAAAATTCGATTATAGTGATTATTTAATAGAGAAGTAG
- a CDS encoding precorrin-8X methylmutase, protein MEYIKNPMEIEKKSFEIIESELGETHFKGEELLILKRVIHTTADFDYKNILEISPSAIETAKELFKKGAKIYTDTHMILSGINKKALSATESSAFCFVRDKDVELNAKKNNITRSMAAIKKASSINAQIYAFGNAPTALFTLKEMINKNEVKPKLIIAAPVGFVGASKSKEDMDKLNIPYIRIKGRKGGSTVTAAIINALMYMVYRRE, encoded by the coding sequence ATGGAGTATATTAAAAATCCTATGGAAATTGAAAAAAAGAGTTTTGAGATAATAGAGAGTGAACTTGGAGAAACTCATTTTAAAGGAGAGGAACTTCTTATTTTAAAGAGAGTTATTCATACAACAGCTGATTTTGATTATAAGAATATCCTTGAGATAAGTCCGAGTGCTATTGAAACTGCAAAAGAGCTTTTTAAAAAAGGGGCAAAAATATATACAGATACACATATGATTTTAAGCGGCATAAATAAAAAGGCTCTTTCAGCTACAGAAAGTAGTGCTTTTTGTTTTGTACGTGATAAAGATGTTGAACTTAATGCTAAGAAAAATAATATAACAAGATCTATGGCTGCAATAAAGAAGGCATCATCAATTAATGCTCAAATATATGCATTTGGAAATGCGCCTACAGCACTTTTTACGCTAAAAGAGATGATTAATAAAAATGAAGTTAAACCAAAACTTATAATAGCAGCTCCAGTTGGATTTGTAGGAGCTTCTAAAAGTAAGGAAGATATGGATAAACTTAATATCCCATATATAAGAATAAAGGGCAGAAAAGGAGGTAGTACAGTTACAGCTGCTATAATAAATGCGCTTATGTATATGGTATATAGGAGAGAATAA
- a CDS encoding cobyrinate a,c-diamide synthase: MVKKSIIISSDGSSKGKTTFTLGLMKALKDRNLEVQGYKSGPDYIDIKFHEHVTGRMSINLDSYLTSKEGVIQSFLDGEGDVGVIEGAMGLYDGISISAKASTYEVSKILNDMPIILILSPKGQSLTICALINGLISFKNANICGVVLNMVSYRYYLILKEAIEKNCNVKVFGYIKKDEDIMLSSRYLGLVQSDEVSDIDEKVEKISLSIRETVDIDDILNSMKSFKREKKMLNIKKRDIKIAVAYDKAFQFYYAENIKILEKFGNVVFFSPLESKHLPENCDSLYLGGGYPELFKEELSQNTSLLEDINKKLNNGLRCYAECGGLMYLMKSIEGYKMVNFFDGECFMTKSLVNFGYCKVSINEKCFKEKFFLNAHEFHRSIIKSSMENVYTVQKKDYDGTIKEWKCGYHKKNTLGGYAHISFLSNIKFLESLLFL, translated from the coding sequence ATGGTTAAAAAATCTATTATTATTTCATCTGATGGGAGCAGTAAAGGCAAGACTACATTTACGCTTGGTCTTATGAAAGCATTAAAAGACAGAAATTTAGAAGTACAGGGTTATAAATCAGGACCTGATTACATTGACATAAAGTTTCATGAACATGTAACAGGAAGGATGTCTATAAATCTTGATTCATATTTAACATCAAAAGAGGGAGTTATTCAAAGCTTTTTAGATGGTGAAGGCGATGTTGGTGTTATTGAAGGTGCTATGGGACTTTATGATGGAATTTCGATATCTGCTAAAGCTTCTACTTATGAAGTATCTAAGATCCTTAATGATATGCCGATAATTCTTATTCTTTCTCCTAAAGGGCAGAGTCTTACAATATGTGCGCTTATAAATGGACTTATATCTTTTAAAAATGCCAATATTTGCGGAGTTGTACTAAATATGGTATCGTACAGATACTATCTTATTTTAAAAGAAGCGATTGAGAAAAACTGCAATGTAAAAGTATTCGGCTATATTAAAAAAGATGAAGATATTATGCTTAGTAGTAGGTATCTTGGTCTTGTCCAGAGCGATGAAGTTAGTGATATTGATGAAAAAGTAGAAAAAATATCATTATCTATTAGAGAAACAGTAGATATTGATGATATTTTAAATTCAATGAAAAGTTTTAAAAGAGAAAAGAAAATGCTTAATATAAAAAAGCGTGATATCAAAATAGCAGTAGCTTATGATAAGGCGTTTCAATTTTATTATGCAGAAAATATAAAGATTTTAGAAAAGTTTGGAAACGTAGTCTTTTTTAGTCCACTTGAAAGTAAGCATTTACCTGAAAATTGTGATTCCCTCTATCTTGGAGGAGGTTATCCTGAACTTTTTAAAGAAGAATTATCCCAAAATACTTCGCTTTTAGAAGATATAAATAAGAAACTTAATAATGGTCTTAGATGTTATGCTGAGTGCGGAGGCCTTATGTATCTTATGAAGTCAATTGAAGGCTATAAAATGGTAAACTTTTTTGATGGAGAGTGTTTTATGACAAAATCTCTTGTTAATTTTGGATACTGCAAAGTTTCTATAAATGAGAAATGTTTTAAAGAAAAATTCTTTTTAAATGCACATGAATTTCATAGATCAATAATAAAAAGTTCAATGGAAAATGTTTATACGGTTCAAAAAAAAGATTACGATGGAACTATAAAAGAATGGAAATGTGGATACCATAAGAAAAATACTCTTGGAGGATATGCACATATAAGTTTTTTATCTAATATAAAATTTTTAGAGTCACTTCTTTTTTTATAA
- a CDS encoding IS3 family transposase (programmed frameshift) — translation MVQHFEEEVKRKIVALHVEGRTIKSLVDEYKVSKASISNWVKQYRSECQTNQDLKSEYDYLTENKKLKKQLQEMQKENDFFKKSSGILCKGNRLMVYRFIDDNKQHFGVRWLLRRFSIYPNAYYNYKKARKQAYNDKKKSIYSTIEEIYHENNGVLGYRNMKIFLERKHIYLSCQIVHKYMNTDLKIYSIVRKKKPSYRHGKAYKKFPNLLNQDFAAAKINEKWCTDFTYITLANGQKRYNCSIVDLHDRSVVASLNGKEITSDLAIKTVKKAFAAQHITNNGNILLHSDQGTQFTSKEFVNFCKGNGITQSMSKAGYPYDNAPMERYFNTLKNELINLKYYHNDKELNSDIDNFAYVWYNHLRPHTFNNGLTPFEARYKKIRSKCYKNT, via the exons ATGGTACAACATTTTGAGGAAGAAGTAAAAAGAAAAATAGTAGCTCTTCATGTTGAAGGAAGAACAATTAAAAGTTTAGTTGATGAATATAAAGTATCAAAGGCTAGTATTTCAAATTGGGTTAAGCAATACCGCAGCGAATGCCAGACAAACCAGGATTTAAAAAGCGAATATGATTATCTTACTGAAAATAAGAAGCTTAAGAAACAGCTTCAGGAAATGCAGAAGGAAAATGATTTCT TTAAAAAAAGCAGCGGCATTCTTTGCAAAGGAAATCGATTGATGGTTTATCGATTTATTGATGATAATAAACAGCACTTCGGTGTACGATGGCTGCTTAGACGATTTAGTATCTATCCTAATGCATATTATAACTACAAAAAAGCAAGAAAACAGGCTTATAATGATAAGAAGAAGTCTATATATTCTACAATAGAAGAAATCTATCATGAAAATAATGGTGTATTAGGCTATAGAAATATGAAAATATTCTTAGAACGTAAGCATATATATTTAAGCTGCCAGATTGTCCATAAATACATGAATACTGACTTGAAGATATATTCTATAGTTCGTAAAAAGAAGCCTTCTTACAGACATGGAAAAGCGTACAAGAAATTTCCTAATTTGTTGAATCAAGATTTCGCAGCTGCAAAAATTAATGAAAAATGGTGCACTGATTTCACATATATTACACTTGCTAATGGTCAAAAAAGATATAACTGTTCAATCGTAGATCTGCATGACCGCTCAGTTGTTGCATCACTTAATGGTAAAGAAATCACGTCTGATTTGGCTATAAAAACAGTAAAAAAGGCATTCGCCGCGCAGCATATTACTAATAATGGTAATATATTACTTCATAGTGATCAAGGTACTCAATTCACGTCAAAGGAGTTTGTTAATTTCTGCAAAGGTAACGGTATAACGCAAAGTATGAGTAAGGCTGGTTATCCCTATGATAATGCACCTATGGAACGATATTTCAACACTCTTAAGAATGAATTGATAAATCTAAAATATTATCATAATGATAAAGAGCTTAATTCAGATATCGATAACTTTGCATACGTCTGGTACAACCACTTACGTCCACATACATTTAATAATGGTCTAACGCCATTTGAAGCAAGATATAAAAAAATTAGGTCAAAGTGTTACAAAAACACTTGA